ATCTTCCCCGGATATGTGCTGGTGGAAATGATTCTGACCGACGACTCCTGGTATGTGGTGCGCAATACGCCGGGGGTGACCGGTTTTGTGGGCAGTGGCAATAAACCCATTCCGCTCACCGATGCGGAGGTAAATGCCATTGTTCGCAAGATGGGGCTGGAAGAAGCCCGCCTGCATCTGGATCTGGCCGCCGGTGAAAGGGTGAGGGTGGCAGCCGGGCCTTTTGAGGGTTATGAAGGTACAGTGGAAGAAGTGTTCCCCGATAAAGGCAAGGTGCGGGTGATGATTTCCATCTTTGGTCGCGATACTCCGGTGGAACTGGATTTTACCCAGGTGGCCAAGTTGGATTAGTGTTTTTGTTTTTATATATTTGTTATTCTGTCACGGCAAGGAGGTGGATCAGTAAGATGGCTAAAAGAGTAGTGGCTGTGGTGAAGCTGCAGTGCCCGGCCGGTAAGGCAACTCCCGCTCCTCCGGTTGGCCCGGCCCTTGGACAGCATGGTGTCAATATTATGGCCTTTGTCAAACAGTACAACGAAGTCACGGCCAAGCATGTGGGTATGATCATCCCGGTGGAGATCACCATTTACGAAGACAGATCCTTCACCTTTGTTACCAAGACCCCGCCGGCTTCCGTGCTGCTGAAAAAAGCGGCCAACATTGAATCCGGTTCGGGTGAGCCCAACAAGAAAAAGGTGGGTAAGGTACCCCGTTCCAAGGTGCGCGAGATTGCCGAATTCAAAATGAAGGACCTCAATGCCGCCTCGGTGGAAGCGGCCATGCGCATGATTGAAGGGA
The Desulfurispora thermophila DSM 16022 genome window above contains:
- the nusG gene encoding transcription termination/antitermination protein NusG → MNKHWYVIHTYSGYENKVKANLEKRIATMNMEEKIFRILVPMEDDEEIKDGKRKVSKRKIFPGYVLVEMILTDDSWYVVRNTPGVTGFVGSGNKPIPLTDAEVNAIVRKMGLEEARLHLDLAAGERVRVAAGPFEGYEGTVEEVFPDKGKVRVMISIFGRDTPVELDFTQVAKLD
- the rplK gene encoding 50S ribosomal protein L11 — its product is MAKRVVAVVKLQCPAGKATPAPPVGPALGQHGVNIMAFVKQYNEVTAKHVGMIIPVEITIYEDRSFTFVTKTPPASVLLKKAANIESGSGEPNKKKVGKVPRSKVREIAEFKMKDLNAASVEAAMRMIEGTARSMGIEVVEG